A region from the Triticum aestivum cultivar Chinese Spring chromosome 3D, IWGSC CS RefSeq v2.1, whole genome shotgun sequence genome encodes:
- the LOC123074885 gene encoding WAT1-related protein At5g07050, protein MGGYGDLFEKAKPYIAMICLQFGYAGMNVITKVSLNGGMSHYVLVVYRHAFATVSIAPFALILERKVRPKMTWSSFLQIFVLALLGPVIDQNFYYVGLKYTGPTFACAMSNILPAMTFVMAFIFRMEKVDLRNLRCQAKVAGTVVTVAGAMLMTLYKGPLMRMAWTSHGQAHGGEAPAVDPTGREWFLGSLFIIIATLAWASLFILQAHTLKQYSAPLSLTTLICFVGTLQAIVVTLAMEHRPSVWTIGFDMNLLAAAYAGIVTSSIAYYVQGLVIQKTGPVFASAFSPLMMIVVAVMGSFILSEKIYLGGVLGSVLIVIGLYSVLWGKHKETQAESAALREALPMAMASYTSKVTGDAASAGHDPECEKANGAAKPSSNGHGASAV, encoded by the exons ATGGGTGGCTACGGCGACTTGTTCGAGAAGGCCAAGCCCTACATCGCCATGATCTGCTTGCAGTTCGGCTATGCCGGCATGAACGTCATCACCAAGGTCTCGCTCAACGGCGGCATGAGCCACTACGTGCTCGTCGTGTACCGCCACGCCTTCGCCACCGTCTCCATCGCGCCATTTGCCCTAATTCTCGAGAG AAAGGTGAGGCCGAAGATGACGTGGTCGTCCTTCCTCCAGATCTTCGTGCTGGCACTGCTCGG GCCTGTGATTGACCAGAACTTCTACTATGTGGGTCTCAAGTACACCGGCCCGACCTTCGCATGCGCCATGAGCAACATCCTTCCCGCCATGACCTTCGTGATGGCCTTCATCTTCAG GATGGAGAaggtggacctgagaaatttgcgGTGCCAGGCGAAGGTGGCGGGGACGGTGGTGACGGTGGCCGGCGCGATGCTGATGACGCTCTACAAAGGCCCGCTGATGCGGATGGCGTGGACGAGCCACGGACAGGCCCACGGCGGCGAGGCCCCGGCCGTCGATCCCACGGGCAGGGAGTGGTTCCTCGGCTCGCTCTTCATCATCATCGCCACCCTCGCCTGGGCCTCGCTCTTCATCCTCCAGGCTCACACCCTGAAGCAGTACTCGGCGCCGCTCTCCCTCACCACGCTCATCTGCTTCGTCGGCACCCTCCAGGCCATCGTCGTCACCTTGGCCATGGAGCACCGCCCCTCCGTCTGGACCATAGGCTTCGACATGAACCTCCTCGCCGCCGCATACGCC GGCATCGTGACATCGAGCATAGCGTACTACGTGCAAGGCCTGGTGATCCAGAAGACCGGGCCGGTGTTCGCCTCGGCGTTCAGCCCACTGATGATGATCGTGGTGGCCGTGATGGGCTCCTTCATCCTCTCCGAGAAGATATACCTGGGGGGCGTCCTCGGCTCCGTCCTCATCGTCATCGGGCTCTACTCCGTGCTCTGGGGAAAGCACAAGGAGACCCAGGCGGAGTCCGCGGCCCTGCGGGAGGCGCTGCCTATGGCCATGGCCTCCTACACCTCCAAGGTGACCGGAGACGCCGCGTCGGCCGGACACGATCCGGAGTGCGAGAAAGCCAACGGAGCAGCCAAGCCATCCTCCAACGGACACGGAGCTAGTGCAGTCTGA